One Deltaproteobacteria bacterium genomic region harbors:
- a CDS encoding Hsp20/alpha crystallin family protein, with protein MSRKAGHSRARASAPGGPEDRGPRKACGGVVLLDFSDETAYRPLSDVTEVDDAVRILLELPGVPADSVQVWVRGDRIEVTGEKPTAFPPGETSFLCLERIFGKFRRVFEVVGSVNLGTVSAIRKDGILAITIPKIPERRGRERRIPVTEG; from the coding sequence GTGAGCCGGAAGGCGGGGCATTCCCGGGCGAGGGCGTCCGCGCCGGGCGGGCCGGAGGATCGCGGTCCGCGCAAGGCGTGTGGGGGCGTGGTCCTGCTGGACTTCTCGGACGAGACGGCGTACCGGCCCCTGTCCGACGTGACCGAGGTGGACGACGCGGTGCGGATCCTGCTGGAGCTCCCCGGCGTCCCCGCCGATTCGGTCCAGGTCTGGGTACGGGGGGACCGGATCGAGGTGACGGGGGAGAAGCCCACGGCCTTCCCGCCCGGAGAGACCTCCTTCCTCTGCCTCGAGCGGATCTTCGGGAAGTTCCGGCGGGTCTTCGAGGTCGTGGGGTCGGTGAATCTCGGGACGGTCTCGGCGATCCGGAAGGACGGCATCCTGGCGATCACGATCCCGAAGATCCCCGAGCGGCGGGGAAGGGAGCGCAGGATCCCGGTGACCGAAGGTTGA